A stretch of Physeter macrocephalus isolate SW-GA chromosome 8, ASM283717v5, whole genome shotgun sequence DNA encodes these proteins:
- the NDUFS6 gene encoding NADH dehydrogenase [ubiquinone] iron-sulfur protein 6, mitochondrial, which translates to MAAAVTFLRLLGRGGAAARSLPGAARCFGMRTSPAGEKVTHTGQVYDDEDYRKVRFVGRQKEVNENFAIDLIAEQPVSQVGSRVIWCDGGGGALGHPKVYINLDKETKTGTCGYCGLQFRQLHH; encoded by the exons ATGGCGGCGGCGGTGACCTTCCTCAGACTGCTGGGCCGGGGAGGCGCGGCGGCGCGGAGCCTGCCCGGGGCCGCCAGGTGCTTCGGGATGCGGACCTCGCCGGCCGGGGAGAAGGTCACGCACACCGGCCAG GTTTATGACGATGAAGACTACAGGAAAGTTCGATTTGTAGGTCGTCAGAAAGAG GTGAATGAGAACTTTGCCATCGACCTGATAGCAGAGCAGCCTGTGAGCCAAGTTGGGAGTCGAGTGATATGGTGTGATGGTGGCGGGGGGGCCCTGGGCCACCCCAAAGTGTACATAAACTTG GACAAGGAAACAAAGACGGGGACGTGTGGCTACTGTGGCCTGCAGTTCCGGCAGCTCCACCACTAG
- the MRPL36 gene encoding large ribosomal subunit protein bL36m has translation MATALLRKVVSTVGPLLHLGGRPLSSLAPCRLCACPQVGAPPSPAAALLSARPALGLQQPALGFKTKGVLRKRCKGCYLVKRRGRWFVYCKTNPKHKQRQM, from the coding sequence ATGGCCACCGCTCTCCTAAGGAAAGTGGTTTCCACCGTGGGCCCCCTGCTGCACCTGGGTGGCCGCCCGCTCTCCTCGCTCGCGCCGTGCCGCCTTTGCGCCTGCCCTCAGGTCGGTGCGCCCCCCAGCCCGGCGGCCGCGCTCCTCTCCGCGCGCCCGGCACTCGGCCTGCAGCAGCCAGCCCTGGGTTTCAAGACCAAGGGCGTCCTCAGGAAGCGCTGCAAGGGCTGCTACCTGGTCAAGAGGCGCGGGCGTTGGTTCGTCTACTGCAAGACCAACCCGAAGCACAAGCAGAGACAGATGTAG
- the LOC114486776 gene encoding atherin-like: MTSARVPPGEAEARVPQNAPFLSPEPPPPPLPLGTPGTPPRPPPGKSASGPAGSPPRQPLRLRPRQRLRSGAEMPSPGVSARKEDGNRVTWRSPRGWAQRRSHVGAGVADRRVPPPLVAFPLPGPLHTQPASPSRDPAPSSRDSPSPVGHRAAKRKVERHLWRTPTYPLLRFHSEIATHVFPGCVCGDTTTFHGHEGELHTGCTCAPPWHRTRTPDPAASCGPCPGRVEEAVRAGEKQGRDRKPASCPGVLQSSGPFGANLHEGCHRLRFTGSFVGLCCRNPRTTKKCALFNMVYFHFPLSKDSSPTFTTFNMLTPHDYPLPSKISTESSVSILPCPAPGKWSITKC; this comes from the exons ATGACCTCCGCCCGCGTCCCACCCGGGGAAGCCGAGGCCAGGGTTCCCCAGAACGCGCCCTTCCTGAGCCCGGAACCCCCGCCGCCTCCCCTGCCCCTCGGGACCCCCGGAACACCCCCACGACCCCCACCTGGAAAGAGCGCGTCCGGGCCCGCCGGGAGCCCGCCTCGCCAGCCCCTGCGCCTGCGCCCTCGGCAGCGCCTGCGCAGTGGGGCGGAGATGCCGTCGCCCGGAGTGTCCGCCAGGAAGGAAGATGGCAACAGGGTCACGTGGCGGTCCCCGCGGGGCTGGGCGCAGAGGCGGAGCCACGTGGGTGCCGGAGTCGCGGATCGCCGGGTGCCTCCCCCGCTGGTTGCCTTTCCCCTCCCCGGTCCCCTGCATACCCAGCCCGCCTCTCCCTCCCGGGACCCTGCGCCCTCCTCTCGGGACTCCCCCAGCCCTGTGGGCCACCGGGCGGCTAAG agaaaagttgaaagacaCTTATGGCGAACACCCACGTACCCACTGCTCAGATTCCACAGTGAAATCGCCACGCATGTCTTTCCAGGCTGTGTCTGCGGGGACACAACGACTTTCCACGGACACGAAGGTGAGCTGCACACGGGGTGCACCTGCGCGCCGCCCTGGCACCGCACGCGCACCCCTGACCCGGCTGCAAGCTGTGGCCCCTGCCCAG GCCGTGTGGAGGAGGCCGTGAGggcaggagagaagcagggacGGGACCGCAAGCCAGCCTCCTGCCCGGGTGTGCTCCAGAGCAGCGGGCCTTTCGGGGCTAACCTGCATGAGGGATGCCATCGGCTGCGCTTTACTGGCAGTTTCGTTGGGCTCTGCTGCAGAAACCCCAGAACCACAAAGAAATGCGCTCTGTTCAACATGGTGTACTTCCACTTTCCTCTAAGCAAGGACTCATCTCCAACATTCACAACATTCAACATGTTAACTCCCCATGATTATCCGTTACCATCGAAGATAAGCACTGAATCTTCCGTTTCcatcctcccctgccctgcccctggtaAGTGGAGCATCACTAAGTGCTAA